A section of the Mesorhizobium loti genome encodes:
- the rlxS gene encoding relaxase/mobilization nuclease RlxS (I built this because a sul1 chimera in AMR looks like the C-terminus.) encodes MQDDEFRPKLGKIGSRGSKAGKRYAGQVKAAINRAGGRLQRGGRFTGSRTGRGAAAAALLKSRDRYAAFRQRRVMVKARIVKLAGKGADGARAHLRYIQRDGVTREGEPGNLYGPGSDRIDSKAFVDRADSDRHQFRFIVAPEDGIEYDDLKPLTRRLMAQMEEDLGTRLDWVAVDHFNTGHPHTHIIVRGKDDRGENLVIAREYISSGIRERAAELVSLDLGPRTDREIEQRLRQEMEQERFTSIDRQLLRMRDEDRLVSTHGRDAFRQTLHQGRLRKLERMGLAEEVDPVRWRLDDELEATLRRTGERGDIIKTMHRELTGKGLARSAADYLVHDRREEPSPPVVGRLVARGLFDEINDRHYLIVDGVDGKSHWIDIGRGELTEPTPDGCIVRVTSRDTKPRQVDRTIADIAAAHGGRYTVDMHLKHDAFATESFAETHIRRLEAIRRSTGGVEREPNGTWIIAPDHLDRVAEYERLRARVEPVIVEKLSSMPLERQVSFEGATWLDRNLVAERPEPLRNSGFGHEVREAHARRRQWLIAQGLAHEEQDRVVYRANMISILRQRELNRVAGQLSDQLGLSYAEAQPGERIEGTLRRSVELASGKHAVIEKSREFTLVPWRPVLDRYIGKEVSGVARGEAISWTLGRQRSGHSVS; translated from the coding sequence ATGCAGGACGATGAGTTCAGGCCGAAGCTCGGCAAGATCGGCTCGCGCGGATCGAAAGCAGGCAAGCGCTATGCCGGCCAGGTCAAGGCAGCGATCAACCGAGCCGGCGGCCGCCTCCAGCGCGGCGGTCGCTTCACGGGGAGCCGGACAGGCCGCGGCGCGGCGGCGGCCGCGCTGCTCAAGTCACGCGACCGGTATGCCGCCTTCCGGCAGCGGCGGGTGATGGTCAAGGCGCGGATTGTGAAGCTGGCCGGCAAGGGTGCGGACGGAGCGCGTGCGCATCTGCGCTACATCCAGCGCGATGGCGTCACCAGGGAAGGCGAACCCGGCAATCTCTATGGCCCCGGCAGTGATCGCATCGACAGTAAGGCCTTCGTCGATCGCGCGGATAGCGACCGGCATCAATTCCGCTTTATCGTCGCACCGGAAGACGGCATTGAGTATGACGACCTCAAGCCGCTGACGCGGCGGCTCATGGCGCAGATGGAGGAGGATCTCGGCACCAGGCTCGACTGGGTTGCCGTCGACCATTTCAACACCGGCCATCCGCACACCCATATCATTGTCCGCGGCAAGGATGATCGCGGCGAAAACCTCGTCATCGCGCGGGAGTATATTTCGAGCGGCATCCGCGAGCGGGCGGCCGAGCTGGTGAGCCTCGACCTCGGTCCCCGCACCGACCGCGAGATTGAACAGCGCTTGCGCCAGGAAATGGAGCAGGAACGCTTCACCAGCATCGACCGGCAGCTGCTGCGCATGCGCGATGAGGACCGACTTGTTTCTACGCACGGCCGCGACGCCTTTCGCCAGACGCTGCATCAAGGCCGTCTGCGCAAGCTCGAGCGGATGGGCTTAGCCGAGGAAGTCGACCCGGTCCGCTGGCGCCTGGATGATGAGCTGGAAGCCACGCTGCGCCGCACCGGCGAACGCGGCGACATCATCAAGACCATGCACCGCGAGCTGACTGGCAAGGGGCTCGCTCGCAGTGCCGCCGATTACCTTGTCCACGATCGACGTGAAGAGCCCTCCCCACCGGTCGTCGGCCGCCTCGTCGCGCGCGGGCTCTTCGACGAAATCAACGATCGGCATTACCTCATCGTCGACGGCGTTGACGGCAAAAGCCATTGGATAGACATCGGCAGAGGCGAGTTGACAGAACCGACGCCCGACGGCTGCATCGTGCGTGTCACATCGAGGGATACCAAGCCCAGGCAAGTCGACCGTACAATCGCCGACATCGCTGCCGCACACGGCGGCCGTTACACCGTCGATATGCACCTCAAGCATGATGCGTTCGCCACCGAAAGCTTTGCCGAGACGCATATCCGCCGGCTGGAGGCGATCCGGCGCTCCACCGGCGGCGTGGAGCGCGAGCCGAACGGCACCTGGATCATCGCGCCGGATCATCTCGATCGTGTCGCGGAATACGAGCGCCTGCGGGCCAGGGTCGAGCCTGTGATCGTCGAGAAGCTCTCTTCAATGCCGCTGGAACGCCAAGTCAGCTTCGAAGGCGCCACCTGGCTCGACCGGAACCTGGTTGCCGAGAGACCGGAGCCGTTGCGCAACTCAGGCTTCGGGCATGAGGTGCGGGAGGCGCATGCCCGTCGGCGGCAGTGGCTGATCGCGCAAGGCCTCGCGCACGAAGAACAGGACCGGGTCGTCTATCGTGCCAACATGATTTCGATCCTGCGCCAGCGCGAGCTGAACCGTGTCGCCGGCCAGCTGTCGGATCAGCTCGGTCTCTCGTATGCCGAAGCGCAGCCTGGAGAACGAATAGAAGGCACACTGCGCCGATCGGTCGAGCTTGCCAGCGGCAAACATGCCGTGATCGAGAAGTCGCGCGAGTTCACGCTCGTGCCATGGAGGCCGGTGCTTGATCGGTACATCGGAAAGGAGGTTTCCGGTGTGGCGCGCGGGGAGGCTATCTCATGGACCCTCGGACGGCAGAGGAGCGGACATAGCGTTTCGTAG
- a CDS encoding lytic transglycosylase domain-containing protein, producing MDRVTLLMLGMIALAPCACSSSTGAEPAVISRSPQLQRWRPFVSEASARFHIPQAWICAVIEAESRGKTVLDGRPITSRAGAMGLMQVMPGTYQEMRVEHGLGADPHDPRDNILAGTAYLSAMYERFGFPGLFAAYNAGPERYEGHLKLRRPLPKETVAYLKQLEATGISAADMNEFKGQSATSKGRNALCGRSLFFRREGVRAGERNGDLFVPLGRDLARPKKPNG from the coding sequence ATGGACCGAGTGACCCTCCTGATGCTCGGCATGATCGCCCTCGCGCCATGCGCCTGTTCCTCCTCGACCGGCGCTGAGCCAGCCGTCATCTCCCGAAGTCCGCAGCTGCAACGATGGCGGCCCTTCGTATCGGAAGCAAGCGCGCGCTTCCACATTCCCCAGGCCTGGATTTGCGCCGTCATCGAGGCCGAAAGCCGCGGCAAGACCGTCCTCGATGGCCGCCCCATCACCTCCCGCGCCGGCGCCATGGGTCTTATGCAGGTGATGCCCGGCACCTATCAGGAGATGCGCGTCGAGCACGGTCTGGGAGCCGACCCGCACGATCCGCGCGACAACATCTTGGCCGGAACCGCCTATCTCAGCGCCATGTATGAGCGTTTCGGATTCCCGGGCCTGTTTGCCGCCTACAACGCTGGACCCGAGCGCTATGAAGGCCATTTGAAGCTTCGAAGGCCGCTGCCGAAAGAGACCGTTGCCTATCTGAAACAGCTTGAGGCGACGGGGATTTCGGCGGCCGACATGAATGAATTCAAAGGCCAATCCGCGACTTCAAAGGGGCGGAACGCTCTCTGCGGGCGCTCTTTGTTCTTCCGTCGCGAGGGCGTTCGCGCCGGGGAAAGGAATGGCGATCTGTTCGTGCCGCTCGGCAGGGATCTCGCGCGGCCAAAGAAGCCAAATGGCTAG
- a CDS encoding S26 family signal peptidase, with the protein MSQRPSIHLIGSRLRHVQARKAIVIAAIGLSLTGFTALPKPSPLLVWNASASAPVGLYRVGSATPARGDLVLARPPGFVAYLADQRGYLPRNIPLVKRLAALPDEHVCAFTNAIIIGDEIVARRLKIDTQGRPLPWWNGCRALAHDEVFLLGNAKNHSFDSRYFGPVPAENIIGRLVPLWTE; encoded by the coding sequence ATGAGCCAGCGGCCTTCCATCCATCTGATCGGCAGCCGTTTGCGGCACGTTCAGGCGCGCAAGGCAATCGTCATCGCTGCCATTGGCCTGAGCCTGACAGGCTTCACGGCGCTCCCAAAGCCGTCTCCCTTGCTGGTCTGGAACGCCTCGGCTAGCGCGCCGGTCGGTCTCTATCGCGTTGGGTCTGCCACGCCTGCGCGCGGCGATCTTGTGCTCGCCCGCCCGCCTGGCTTCGTTGCCTATCTCGCCGACCAACGCGGTTATCTGCCTCGCAATATACCGCTGGTGAAGCGTCTCGCCGCGCTGCCGGACGAGCATGTCTGCGCCTTCACGAATGCCATCATCATCGGCGACGAGATCGTCGCCCGTCGGCTAAAAATCGACACGCAAGGCCGTCCGCTGCCCTGGTGGAACGGCTGCCGAGCGCTCGCCCATGACGAGGTTTTCCTGCTCGGCAACGCAAAAAATCACTCCTTCGACAGTCGCTATTTCGGGCCGGTGCCGGCCGAAAACATCATCGGGAGGCTGGTGCCGCTATGGACCGAGTGA
- a CDS encoding helix-turn-helix transcriptional regulator produces the protein MDDENDRAARAKKGSPFLNTAQAAFYIGLSQRTLEKMRLTGGGPKYRKHGRYVRYHIDELDDWSKGRPPEPGSDDDKGGSGSADEGARS, from the coding sequence ATGGACGACGAAAACGACCGCGCGGCCCGCGCCAAGAAGGGCAGTCCGTTTCTGAATACCGCGCAGGCTGCCTTCTATATCGGCCTGTCACAGCGCACCCTGGAAAAGATGCGGCTGACCGGCGGCGGCCCGAAATACCGCAAGCACGGCCGCTATGTCCGCTACCACATCGACGAACTCGACGACTGGTCGAAAGGCCGCCCGCCAGAACCCGGCTCCGACGATGACAAGGGCGGGTCCGGCTCAGCCGACGAGGGAGCCCGCTCATGA
- a CDS encoding DUF736 domain-containing protein, with product MTAIGYVNKQENGSYKGQLRTLSVRADIDIVPNRSKSADNHPDFRVLTQGVEVGAGWIRTGETSGNDYVSLSIAAPEFGPRKLYANLGRAAGQDDHDTYAVIWNPAD from the coding sequence ATGACCGCGATCGGTTACGTCAACAAGCAGGAAAACGGCAGCTACAAAGGCCAGCTCAGGACGCTCAGCGTCCGCGCCGACATCGACATCGTGCCCAATCGGAGCAAGTCCGCCGACAACCATCCCGACTTCCGGGTGCTGACGCAGGGGGTCGAGGTCGGCGCGGGCTGGATCCGAACCGGGGAGACTTCCGGCAACGACTATGTGAGCTTGTCCATCGCCGCACCGGAGTTCGGTCCGCGCAAGCTCTACGCCAATCTCGGCCGCGCCGCCGGCCAAGATGATCACGACACCTACGCCGTCATTTGGAACCCGGCCGACTGA
- a CDS encoding MFS transporter, whose translation MTESATAFMDGVLHDPEQPDQRSGPAWGAVIALALGTFGLVTAEFLPASVLTPLAHDLGITEGAAGQALTMTAIVGAISAPTMAIITKRLDRRIVMWAMTLLLILSNVLSAVAGSLSFLLAARVVLGIALGGFWSISAALAMRLVPSHLLRRAMSIILTGVTVATVCAAPIGAYVGDIWGWRTAFMIAAVVGAVTLLVQLMTIPRLPPIGVASFRSLLDVAKNPMIKVAILVVLLVASGHFAGFTYIRAFLEKFPALNIETISLLLLAFGICGFFGNLAGGFLAEHSLKAVAALPPLLIAMAAVSLLMLGASAWSTAIAVAVWGFAFGAVPVGLQTWMVLHAAPGQAESAGGLMAATFQVAIAAGAIIGGLLVDNAGVASAFAYSAVASFLAALTAFLLGPKREP comes from the coding sequence ATGACCGAATCTGCGACAGCCTTCATGGACGGAGTTCTGCATGACCCAGAACAGCCAGATCAACGGTCTGGTCCCGCATGGGGTGCGGTTATTGCGCTTGCGTTAGGCACCTTCGGGCTTGTGACGGCAGAGTTTCTACCTGCCAGCGTGCTGACGCCGCTCGCGCATGATCTCGGCATCACCGAGGGTGCAGCTGGACAGGCGCTGACAATGACCGCCATTGTCGGGGCGATCTCGGCGCCGACGATGGCCATCATCACAAAGCGCCTGGACCGCAGGATTGTCATGTGGGCGATGACGCTGCTGCTCATCCTGTCGAATGTTCTGTCGGCCGTTGCGGGGTCGCTGTCGTTTCTCCTGGCGGCCCGCGTCGTGCTCGGCATAGCGCTCGGAGGCTTCTGGTCGATTTCGGCAGCGCTGGCGATGCGGCTCGTTCCAAGTCACCTCCTGCGGCGGGCCATGTCGATCATCCTCACCGGCGTCACCGTCGCTACCGTTTGCGCGGCTCCAATCGGCGCCTATGTCGGCGACATTTGGGGATGGCGAACCGCCTTCATGATCGCTGCAGTCGTCGGCGCCGTTACACTGCTAGTGCAACTCATGACCATTCCGAGGCTGCCTCCGATCGGAGTGGCCAGCTTCCGCAGTCTGCTGGATGTGGCCAAGAATCCGATGATCAAAGTCGCGATTTTGGTCGTCCTGCTGGTCGCCTCCGGGCACTTCGCCGGCTTCACCTATATCCGCGCCTTCCTCGAGAAGTTTCCCGCGCTCAATATCGAGACGATCTCGCTCCTGTTGCTCGCCTTTGGCATCTGCGGCTTCTTCGGCAATTTGGCAGGCGGATTCCTAGCCGAGCACAGCCTCAAGGCAGTGGCGGCCCTGCCGCCCCTGCTCATAGCGATGGCCGCTGTCTCGCTGCTGATGCTGGGGGCATCGGCCTGGTCCACGGCGATTGCGGTTGCCGTATGGGGCTTTGCCTTCGGCGCGGTGCCGGTGGGACTGCAGACATGGATGGTGCTGCACGCCGCTCCCGGGCAGGCCGAAAGCGCCGGTGGGCTGATGGCCGCAACGTTCCAAGTGGCCATCGCAGCCGGCGCGATTATCGGCGGACTGCTGGTGGACAATGCCGGCGTTGCCAGTGCCTTTGCCTATAGCGCCGTCGCCTCGTTCCTCGCCGCCCTGACGGCGTTCTTGCTCGGCCCGAAGCGCGAACCCTAG
- a CDS encoding LysR family transcriptional regulator, giving the protein MRFKGLDLNLLVVLDALLTERNLTAAASSINLSQPAMSAAVARLRNYFNDELFTMSGRERVLTPRAETLAPAVRGALLHIQCSIISWDPFNPAQSDRRFRIILSDFATLVFFEKVVERVAREAPAVSFELRPLDDDPDDLLRRGDVDFLILPELFMSSAHPRAALFDETFVCVGCPTNKQLPRQLTFERYVSMKHIAFRVGRAQMPSIEERFLLEHGLKRRVEIIVQAFSMIPPMVSGTARIATMPLRLVQHFKKTFPLRIIELPQPLPTFTEAVQWPALHNSDPASIWMRQIMLQEASRM; this is encoded by the coding sequence ATGCGTTTCAAAGGCCTTGATCTGAACCTTCTCGTCGTGCTCGACGCACTGCTGACCGAGCGCAACCTCACGGCGGCGGCAAGCAGCATCAACCTAAGTCAGCCAGCCATGAGTGCGGCCGTCGCCCGGCTGCGCAACTATTTCAACGATGAACTGTTTACGATGAGCGGCCGTGAACGTGTTCTGACACCGCGCGCGGAAACACTTGCTCCCGCAGTTCGCGGCGCACTCCTGCATATCCAGTGCTCGATTATTTCTTGGGATCCGTTTAATCCGGCTCAATCCGATCGCCGCTTCAGAATCATTCTTTCCGATTTCGCCACACTCGTGTTTTTTGAAAAGGTCGTGGAGCGTGTTGCACGCGAAGCACCCGCCGTCAGCTTCGAATTGCGGCCGCTCGACGACGACCCCGATGACCTCCTCCGGCGCGGTGACGTCGATTTTCTGATCCTTCCGGAATTGTTCATGTCGAGCGCGCATCCAAGAGCGGCGCTGTTCGACGAGACATTCGTGTGCGTCGGCTGCCCCACGAACAAGCAACTGCCACGGCAGCTTACATTCGAGAGATACGTGTCGATGAAGCACATTGCGTTCAGGGTCGGCCGCGCGCAGATGCCATCCATCGAGGAACGGTTTTTGCTTGAGCATGGTCTCAAGAGACGTGTCGAGATCATCGTCCAGGCCTTTAGCATGATCCCGCCGATGGTCTCAGGCACAGCTCGTATTGCGACGATGCCCTTACGGCTGGTTCAGCATTTCAAAAAAACCTTCCCCCTGCGGATCATCGAACTTCCGCAGCCACTACCCACGTTCACCGAGGCCGTCCAATGGCCCGCCCTTCACAACAGTGATCCGGCAAGCATCTGGATGCGGCAGATAATGTTGCAGGAGGCATCCCGCATGTGA
- the nolL gene encoding nodulation factor fucose acetyltransferase NolL, with translation MLDHITVGAKGRGLHPAETNNRNLSFDFAKGILITLVVVGHLLQYCIYRGTEAFWLSPYFKSIYIFHMPLFMAISGYLSSGAIFRKSFNQGIGDRATQLLLPMLFWCVLIWALKSAVSFPTESFTKGLLDLSTEVVGTYWFIWAAFISFFLIRLLTTFSRLSIWIIGLSAIVVALAPVTFSITPLLRYTYPFYCLGFLCAQSAGWQNSIIWRNKSISLGLLSISAFICFLWWGKDTYAYNNLVLIEDGKSFKQVFLMFAGSAAASAVAMQFMFQCWRLVYSTRMAHFVAVELGQSTLLLYLVQGAVFRLMDLINFGDVWDLTTRIAFASAVGVAIVVIAMAIRRVTRDLGYVSRIVVGAPPRPSLPKSQSVTNLAT, from the coding sequence ATGCTTGATCACATAACAGTCGGAGCGAAGGGACGCGGCTTGCATCCAGCAGAGACAAACAACCGAAATCTAAGCTTTGATTTCGCCAAAGGTATACTCATTACTTTGGTGGTGGTCGGGCACTTGTTACAATACTGTATCTATCGAGGCACTGAAGCCTTCTGGCTGTCGCCGTATTTCAAGTCTATCTACATATTTCATATGCCCCTCTTTATGGCGATAAGCGGATATCTTTCTTCTGGGGCAATTTTTCGAAAATCATTCAACCAAGGCATCGGTGATCGGGCAACGCAGTTATTACTGCCAATGCTTTTTTGGTGTGTGTTAATTTGGGCGTTAAAGTCCGCAGTGAGTTTTCCTACGGAGAGTTTTACTAAAGGATTGCTAGATTTGTCGACAGAGGTAGTTGGAACATACTGGTTCATATGGGCAGCTTTTATTTCGTTCTTTCTAATTAGACTCCTTACAACTTTCAGTCGTCTATCGATATGGATCATAGGCCTATCTGCAATTGTTGTCGCACTTGCCCCCGTCACATTCTCAATAACACCGTTGTTAAGATACACTTACCCGTTTTATTGCCTGGGGTTCCTGTGTGCCCAGTCGGCCGGATGGCAGAACAGTATCATCTGGCGCAACAAATCGATTTCGCTGGGTTTGCTTTCGATATCGGCTTTTATATGCTTCCTTTGGTGGGGAAAGGATACTTACGCTTACAACAATCTTGTTTTAATTGAGGATGGAAAATCATTCAAACAAGTATTCCTGATGTTCGCTGGCTCTGCGGCGGCTTCTGCTGTGGCAATGCAGTTTATGTTCCAATGCTGGAGGCTAGTTTATTCAACTAGAATGGCTCACTTTGTCGCGGTGGAGCTTGGTCAGAGCACGCTGCTGCTTTATCTGGTCCAGGGTGCCGTGTTTCGCCTCATGGATTTGATAAACTTTGGAGACGTCTGGGATCTCACCACCAGAATCGCGTTCGCTAGTGCGGTTGGAGTGGCGATTGTCGTTATAGCCATGGCAATTCGCAGGGTTACGCGCGACCTTGGATATGTGTCGCGGATCGTTGTCGGAGCCCCGCCGCGTCCAAGTCTGCCCAAATCTCAATCTGTAACCAATTTAGCCACGTGA
- a CDS encoding LysR family transcriptional regulator produces the protein MRFKGLDLNLLVVLDALLTERTLTAAASSINLSQPAMSAAVARLRNYFNDELFTTSGRERVLTPRAETLAPAVRGALLQIQCSIISLDPFNPAQSDRRFRIILSDFATLVFFEKVVERVAREAPAVSFELLPVDDDPDELLRRGDVDFLIFPELFMSSAHPRAALFDDTLVCVGCSTNKQLPGQLTFERYMSMRHVAVKFGRTLKPSIEERFLLEHGLKRRVEVIVQAFSMIPPMVSGTARIATMPLRLVQHFKTTFPLRIIELPLPLPAFTEAVLWPALHNSDPASIWMREILLQEASRMTSPQDPKRGRRHS, from the coding sequence ATGCGCTTCAAAGGCCTTGATCTAAACCTTCTCGTCGTGCTCGACGCACTGCTGACCGAGCGTACCCTCACGGCGGCGGCAAGCAGCATCAACCTAAGTCAGCCGGCCATGAGCGCGGCCGTCGCCCGGCTGCGCAACTATTTCAATGATGAACTGTTTACGACGAGCGGCCGTGAACGTGTTCTGACCCCGCGCGCGGAAACACTCGCCCCCGCAGTTCGCGGCGCACTCCTGCAGATCCAGTGCTCGATTATTTCTTTGGATCCGTTTAATCCGGCTCAATCCGATCGCCGCTTCAGGATCATTCTTTCCGATTTTGCCACACTCGTGTTTTTTGAAAAGGTCGTGGAGCGTGTTGCACGCGAAGCACCCGCCGTCAGCTTCGAATTGCTGCCCGTCGACGACGACCCCGATGAGCTCCTCCGGCGCGGTGACGTCGACTTTCTAATTTTTCCAGAATTGTTCATGTCGAGCGCGCATCCAAGAGCGGCGCTGTTCGACGACACGCTCGTGTGCGTCGGCTGCTCCACGAACAAGCAACTGCCAGGGCAGCTTACATTCGAGAGATACATGTCGATGAGGCACGTTGCGGTCAAGTTCGGACGGACGCTGAAGCCCTCCATCGAGGAACGGTTTTTGCTTGAGCACGGTCTCAAGAGACGTGTCGAGGTTATCGTCCAGGCCTTTAGCATGATCCCGCCGATGGTCTCAGGCACAGCTCGTATTGCGACGATGCCCTTACGGCTGGTTCAGCATTTCAAAACAACCTTTCCCCTGCGGATCATCGAACTTCCGCTGCCGCTTCCCGCATTCACCGAGGCCGTCCTGTGGCCCGCCCTTCACAACAGTGATCCGGCAAGCATCTGGATGCGAGAGATATTGTTACAGGAGGCGTCTCGAATGACTTCTCCGCAGGACCCCAAAAGGGGTCGCAGGCACTCCTAA
- a CDS encoding TIM barrel protein — protein MTAVSWKESQAMRQASPRFALDHMATPGLDVRALFAFARDQGLTDVQIPRLCSNAIARGMPTADVRSAAAEAGVGIISVNALQRFNEWTPGRKAEASKLADYAAACGAKTLMLVPVNDGTWPANGERQGNLRVALKALKPILQSRGLIGLIEPLGFQTSSLRSKNEAAKAIAAIDGQSVFRLVHDTFHHTLAGETFFSCDLTGLVHVSSVNDPIHWIYPDRVLVGSDNGSQIRALLDGGYAGPFSFAPFVDAVHPLDDLAGALAASIDLVRHGLFAQVPV, from the coding sequence ATGACGGCCGTTTCATGGAAGGAAAGCCAAGCCATGCGCCAAGCATCGCCCCGCTTTGCACTCGATCACATGGCGACGCCCGGACTTGACGTCAGGGCACTTTTCGCTTTTGCCCGTGACCAGGGACTGACCGATGTCCAGATCCCCCGACTGTGCAGCAATGCTATTGCACGCGGCATGCCGACGGCTGACGTCCGGTCTGCCGCCGCCGAAGCAGGCGTTGGGATTATTTCCGTCAATGCCTTACAGCGCTTCAACGAGTGGACTCCCGGCCGCAAGGCTGAGGCGAGCAAGCTCGCCGATTATGCCGCGGCCTGCGGAGCCAAGACGCTCATGCTGGTGCCGGTCAACGACGGCACGTGGCCCGCCAATGGCGAGCGCCAAGGCAATCTCCGGGTCGCCTTGAAAGCGCTCAAGCCGATCCTTCAGTCGCGCGGTCTGATCGGTCTCATCGAGCCGTTGGGCTTCCAGACCAGCTCGCTTCGATCGAAGAACGAAGCGGCTAAGGCCATCGCCGCCATTGATGGCCAGTCCGTCTTCCGCCTCGTGCACGACACGTTCCATCACACGCTCGCCGGGGAGACGTTCTTCTCCTGCGACCTGACTGGTCTCGTGCACGTTTCAAGCGTGAACGATCCGATCCACTGGATTTACCCGGATCGCGTGCTAGTCGGTTCCGACAATGGCAGTCAGATCCGGGCGCTGCTTGATGGCGGCTATGCGGGCCCCTTCTCATTCGCTCCGTTTGTCGACGCAGTCCACCCGCTGGACGACCTCGCAGGCGCACTTGCCGCGAGCATCGACCTCGTCCGACACGGGCTATTCGCGCAAGTGCCGGTGTGA
- a CDS encoding LysE family translocator, with product MSELTPLALYLAAASVLAITPGPGIFYVAARTLAGGRAEGIASSLGTGLGGMIHVLAASLGVSAIVLESSELFSALKLFGAVYLVWLGFRTFQAARRKGPTGSNDGPAVGPVGPRRAFREGVMVEALNPKTVVFFLAFIPQFVNPSAGLVALQFAALGSVSIALNTLADIVVALVASGIQDGAAARPGLIRRLREASGGAMIALGVGLALAKQPAA from the coding sequence ATGTCAGAACTGACCCCACTCGCCCTGTACCTCGCCGCGGCCTCCGTGCTCGCCATCACGCCCGGTCCGGGCATCTTCTACGTTGCCGCGCGTACGCTTGCCGGCGGTCGTGCGGAAGGTATCGCTTCCAGCTTAGGCACGGGGTTGGGGGGCATGATCCACGTCCTCGCCGCAAGCTTAGGTGTTTCCGCGATCGTGCTCGAGAGCTCGGAACTGTTCTCCGCACTAAAGCTGTTCGGCGCCGTCTACCTCGTCTGGCTCGGCTTTCGCACCTTTCAAGCAGCCCGCCGCAAGGGACCGACTGGCAGCAATGACGGCCCCGCGGTGGGGCCAGTCGGACCCCGGCGGGCGTTTCGTGAAGGGGTGATGGTCGAGGCGCTCAACCCGAAGACGGTAGTCTTTTTCCTCGCCTTCATTCCGCAGTTCGTGAATCCGAGCGCAGGGCTTGTAGCTCTGCAATTCGCGGCGCTTGGCTCCGTGTCGATTGCGCTCAACACGCTCGCCGACATCGTGGTTGCCTTGGTGGCTAGCGGCATTCAAGACGGCGCGGCCGCGCGTCCCGGCTTGATCCGCCGCCTGAGGGAGGCGTCGGGCGGCGCGATGATCGCGCTGGGCGTCGGCCTCGCTCTGGCGAAGCAGCCTGCTGCCTGA
- a CDS encoding FMN-binding negative transcriptional regulator: MYIPPAFRDDDKECLRATIRAAQLANFVTVTAVGPLSTPLPLFLDESEGEHGVIYGHLAKANPQCHVPPLGEGLAIFMGPDAYVTPAWYATKRETGKVVPTWNYIAVHAYGPVEFFEHAGRLLDVVNRLTDHHESERASPWAVSDAPPDFVQAQLRGIVGLRMPITRLEGKRKVSQNRNAADRAGVAAGLAASERASDREIAALIPE, translated from the coding sequence ATGTACATCCCTCCCGCTTTCCGCGACGACGACAAGGAGTGCCTGCGCGCGACCATCCGTGCGGCGCAGCTGGCGAACTTCGTTACCGTCACGGCGGTAGGGCCGCTCTCAACGCCACTGCCCCTCTTCCTTGACGAGAGCGAGGGCGAGCACGGCGTGATCTACGGGCATCTAGCGAAGGCCAATCCCCAGTGCCATGTTCCGCCGCTGGGCGAGGGCTTGGCCATCTTCATGGGGCCGGACGCTTACGTGACGCCGGCATGGTATGCGACCAAGCGGGAAACCGGGAAGGTCGTTCCGACCTGGAACTACATCGCCGTCCACGCCTATGGACCGGTCGAGTTCTTCGAGCATGCGGGAAGACTGCTGGACGTGGTGAATCGTCTGACCGACCACCACGAGAGCGAGCGCGCCTCGCCTTGGGCGGTGTCGGACGCGCCGCCGGATTTTGTACAGGCGCAACTCCGCGGAATCGTCGGCCTGCGCATGCCGATCACGAGGCTGGAAGGCAAGCGCAAAGTGAGCCAGAACCGCAACGCGGCCGATCGCGCCGGCGTGGCCGCGGGCCTTGCGGCGAGCGAGCGGGCATCTGACCGCGAGATCGCCGCTCTCATCCCAGAATAA